The region tggttgagagtccgcctgctgatgcaggggacacgggttcgtgccccggtccgggaagatcccacatgccgcggagcggctgggtccgtgagccatggccgctgagcctgcccgtccggagcctgtgctccgcaatgggagaggccacagcagtgagaggcccgcgtaccgcaaaaaaaaaaaaaaaaaaaaaaaaccctatcagtgagtgacaagtgaaaacaagctcagggctcccactgattctgcattatggtgagctgtataattatttcattatatatcacaatgtaataataatagaaataaagtgcacaataaatgtgatgcgcttgaatcatcccgaaaccatctcCCCCCCAGTCCCCCACCCTAGGCCgaggaaaaactgtcttccatgaaacctgtccctggtgccaaaaaggttggggactgctgctctagaGCTGAACTGCCTAGTTTAAAAGAAGAGATTTGCTACTTCTGGTTCCATGGTTTAATCTCTccatgcttctgttttctcatttgtaaaatggagataataataagaCCTGCCTGTAAGGTTTTCAtgacaattaaatgaaataatacttgTAAACATTATGTAAGATATCCTTGCTGGGACCCTGGTAGGCAGTATGGGACCAGATTTTGATAATGGCTTTAGGTATTAGTGCATCAACAGAGAtatgatgataataattataCCTTTTTGGTAATATAGATTTCTTATAAGTATTTGCATTGCATTAGTCACTTTCAGAAAAGAATACATGTTGACAATAGGATATAATACAAAGATAATAATGTCTTAGATTTCTATAAagaaattttctataaaaattgtCAATCTTCAAAGAATTTTACAGATGTTTCACTTATGTTGAGGGCCTAATTTCTATTAAGCATTTTGCTAAATATAGTCCTCACTTTTACACTACTCACCTTCTATTAAAGAGGGagacaaataagtaaacaaataattacatgCAGGGAACTGGTGTCAACAGTAGAAGCACAAACACAGGTTTAACACTGAAAGAGGAGTGATtggttgagttttaaaaaatatctggagTTCACTTGAATGATTAGGTGTCTGGGATAGGTTTGAGGGTTAGGGGGTGAGGAGGATGATATTCCAGacaaaaagaacctgaaaaaattCACAGAGTCCTGAAATAAAATTGGTACATTCATAGAACTATAAGTAGTTTGATAGTGGAATAACATAAACTGTATCTTGAGAAGCAACAAGAGATGTATAGCATGATGAAAAACTTGAACTTTATTCTAGAGATGATGGGAGGGTTTTGAAGGACTTCAAGCAAAAGAGTGAATGATTAAATTTACGTTTTAGAAAGAGAATTCTAGAAGCATGAAAGACACTTGTTACAATCCAACAtcaatttaagataaaaacttcCAGCAAATTAGGCATAGAAGAGAGCTCCAGCCAACTAAAATAGGGCATCTACATAAATCCTACAGCCAACAGCATACCTAACAGGGAGAGACTGAATATTTCTCGCCTAAGATCAGGGATAAGGCAAGCATGTGtcttctcatcacttttattcattcTACGGTACTGATAATTCAAGCCACTccttgcaagaaaaagaaataaaaggcatccagattggaaaggagggagtaaaactgtttttattcACAGATAGCATGATTATTTCTGGAAAATCCTAAGgactctattattttaaaaagctattaggACTAATAAGGGAGTTTAGAAAGGTTGCAAGATAAGATTAATTATAAATATCAgttgtatttacatatattgaaagaAGCTAtcagaacttaaaatttttaaagcattatcaTTTACAGTAACATCAAAACTATGAAATACTTAGGGGTAAATTTAATGAAAGTTTTtgtgttatagactgaatgtttgtatctccccaaaattcatatgttgaagccttaatcaccaatgtgattgtatttggaggtgaggtctttgggaggtaattaggcttagatgaggtcatgagaatgGGGTCCTGGTggtaggattagtgcccttataaaaagagactccagagagctttctttctgccatgtgaggacacagtgagaaggtggccctctacaagccaggaagagttCTTACCAGAACCTGACTATGCTGACACCCTTTCCAGCctacagaactatgagaaataaatttctgttgtcttagccactaagtctatggtattttgttatggcagcgcCAGCAAACTAAGACAATATGTAagacctgtatactgaaaactgtgaaacactgctgagagaaattaaggaccaaaatagagagatataccattttcatgAATCATAATATTCAGTATTGTTAACATGTGAGTTCTTTCTCTTTTACCTATTGTTTAAAAGCAgctccaatcaaaatcccagcaggcacTTTTTAGAGAAATTGACAGGCTGATTCTAAAAGTCCTATGGAAACGCAAAGAACCTATAGTAGCCAAAACAACTGTGAAGAACAATGTTGGAAGTACTActattactttgtttttttttttttttttggccgcgccacacagcttgcaggatctcagttccccaaccagggattgaacccgggccctcggtagtgagagcccagaatcctaaccactaggccaccagggaactcccataatatTACCTGACTTTGAGATTTATTACAGagtacagtaatcaggacagtgtaACATGGCATagagacagacatatagatccatggaacagaacagagtagTATCCAGAAATAGCCCCACACATAACAATTGATTTCAGAGGTGCTCTCATGGACAGAATGTTTGTGTTCcttccaatgtgatggtatttggaggtgaggcttTTAGGAGGTAcataggtttagatgaggttgtGAGGGTGGGGGCCCTATGATGGGattataggaagaaaaagagatcccagagcttttctctctccttctccttctccctctccccctcccctccccttccctctcccctcccctccccctccccctccccctccctctccctccctctctctctgccatatgaggacacagcaaaaaggtgttgtctgcaagccaggaataGGCCTCTCACCAGTAACCAAATCTGCTgcacctcgatcttggactttctagcctccagagttGTAAGAAATCAAGTCGGTTGTTTAttccacccagtctatggtgtttttccgttttttttttttttttttttttatagaaggCCGAGCTGATTAAGACGGGTGCCAAGGCACTTCATTAGAGAAATGATAATCTTTCAACAAGTGGTGGAGGACAGCTACATGCTAAAAGTGAACTTCAATTTCCACCTCATACTGTATatgaaaattaactaaaaatggatcataggCCTAAGTACAAGAATTGAAAGTACAAAgtatctagaagaaaatataggagaaaaactTAGTGATGCTGGGTTTGGCAAAGGTTTCTTAAATAgtacacaaaaattttaaaaattagacttcattaaaaaacGTTTTTATTTCTGTCAAAAGGCActgttatgaaaataaatgtgagGTATACCTGCTGGGGCCctatgggcatttgggttgtcatagactgggagaaaatacttgaaaacatACCTGACAGTGTACTTGAATTTATTTatactatataaagaactcttacaattcaggAAGGCAaacaacccagtttaaaaatgggcaaaagatttcaaTGGTCATTTCGTGCAAAAAGATATTGCAAAagacaagcacatgaaaagatagtatcatcaattattaaagaaatgcaaattgaaatcataatGAGATTTCATTCTGTACCCACTAGAATGGGTAAATTTAAAAcgactgaccataccaagtgcTGGTGCAGATATAAAAGAACTGGAATTCTCAGACCCAATTATTTTGGAATGTAAGTGATGTACCATTTGAAAAAATAGTTTACAGTttgttaaaagtttaaaatatgtcTACCATATAACCCATACATTCAATTTCTAGCTAttcatttacccaagagaaataaagtgTATGCCCACTGGAAAACCAGGAACAACACAGATGTCTACcagatgaatgagtaaacaaagtgtggtatattCGTACAAGAAAtattgctcagcaataaaaagaaagagctaCTGATATATctaacaacatggatgagtctctAATTAGGCTGAGTGAAAGGAGTGAGactaaaattgtatatattgtatgattcttttcatataaaattcttGAAAACGCAAACTAATTTTTGGTGACAGAGCAGATGAATGTTTGCCTGGAAACAGAGAGCTGAGGAGGGAAGGATAGATCACAAGGGATCAGGAGGAAACTTTTTTGGACATGTCTGATATTTGGACATGTGGGTAATGGATAAGTTCACTGTCTTAATTGTGACAGTCTCATGATcataaaattaagtcaaaatttattaaattgtaaagtttaaatatgtgcagtttatttatatcaattatatttcaataaatctattaacaaagaagggaaggagaaggggggagggagatgagaaagaggaaggaaagaaggaaggagagggaggaggaggaagaggaagagaagcaggaggagggggagacgcaacaacaacaagaagacaTAAAATTCTAGTGAAAGAGTAGAAGTGGATCGGAGGAGGAATTGAATAAAACCAGGGAGAAAAGTCAACAGTCTATTAGTTATGTTAGtctaagaaagagaagagatgaTGACCAAATTAGTGTAAATGCCATCTCCCCATATTGATCAATAGGGTCAACAGCCTGATCTAGTTGACAGGTCATGTGTCCCTTTCCTGACCATTCCATGTAcatcactcattcactcatttattaaatatttatagagcacctactttgtgccaggtactattttaACTACAGGGAAGATGGTGGTAAAGACGTTAGACAAGTTTACTGCACCCATGGAGTTTACTTTCTAGTTAGGGCAGGCAAGCAATAAAGATATAAAGTAATTCCATTGATTGAGGTGTTACAAAGGAAATACAATAGGATGATGTGTAGAGAATAATGGGGGAGGAAGGTGGATAGTTAATTTATCTTTTGATGCAGGGAAGACTGTTCTGAGGAGTAGTAATAAAGCTGAATTGTGAAAGACAAAGACCCCAGCAGGTAATAGCTAGGGATAGAGAATTCTAAGGTGCAGGGAACAATTAATTACAAATGCCCTTAGGAGAGAAGGAACTAGGTGTATTTCATAAACAAAAGGAAGCTGGAAGTGGGGAGAGTAGTACACCAGAGGGATGGCAAAGTGGATAGGGATTAGAGCATGTATGGCCTTAAAAGCCATATTacagaatttgaattttattattagtgCAATGGAAAACCACTGGAGGATCTTGAGCAGAGAAGTAGCATGatatgatttatgtttttaaaggattCTTCTGCCTGAAAAATGGAGTCTAgttgggggagaggaggaagcatGGAAACAGGAGACCAGTTGGAAGCTGGACTATGCTACAAAGACTGGTCAGAAGTGCGCtgggattttatatattttggaggccCAACCATCAAGATTTGTTGGTAAATAGGTTGTGGGGGTTAAGGTAAAGGGAAGAATCAAGAATGACTACTAGGTTTTTAAGTGTCCAGATGGAAAGTGGTACAGTTTATTGAAATCAGGAAAGCTGGAAGAGGAACATGTTGGGTGtgcaaattaaaaattctttcctgAACCTGTGTAGTTGAGACATCTATTACATATCCAAATAGAACTGTCAAGTGGGCATTTTAAATATTAGAGCTGGAGATAAAGGTTGAAGTTCATCAGCACGCTGTATTTTTCAGTGTACTTCCCTCTCTTGTCTCTGCCAAGAAAAGGATAGGCTGGGTCTGCCTTTCTAGTGAAGTGCTTCCCTCCCCAAATTATAGATTCATTTAAAGAGGATGACCATACTGGATAGAAGAAAAAGGATAAAGGCCTACAGTTTTATTGGTGGGAGGATCTACAGAACTTGATGAATAGTTAAATATAAAgagaagagaggggcttccctggtggcgcagtggtgagagtctgcctgctgatgcaggggacacgagttcgtgccccagtccgggaggatcccacatgccgtggagcggctgggcccgtgagccatggccactgagcctgtgcgtccggagcctgtgctccgcaacgggagagaacacaacagtgagaggcttgcgtactgcaaaaaaaaaaagagaagggaggaatTAAATATGGCTCCCAAAGGAATACCATTAACTAAGTTTGGGAACATAGGGGTGTGGTAATTTGCATTTTTAGTCCCAAATCTTCATCCTTGTGTATACACCCTTTGCCATTTATCATTATAATGCCCTCCCATAATGGGTGGATATACTTTCTACCCCTCCACTGAGATTTGATCATGTGACCAGCTGGGATGTTATTCAAACAGAAGTTTGAAAAAGTTGTTCCATAATTGGGCTTCCATTCTTCTGCATCTGCTATCATCATGAGAAGGACATGCCTGTCCTGGCCCACTGGAGGATAAGATACATGTGAAGCAAAGCCAGGACACCCCGGTTGGCCCAGTTGAAGCCAACCTAAATCATCTTACAGCCAGCCAACCTCCAGACATTTGAGGAAATCCAACCAAAGTCAACAGAACCACCTAGCCAAGCCCAGTTGCTTCTTATCACATGAGCAATAAACACTAGTTATATGTCACGGAGGTTTTGTGATTCTGACAATAAGTGACTGATACAAGGGAGAGCAGGTTGGGATCGGGGAGGGGAGGATTAGTCTGATTTTTGGACACGATGAATTTGAGATGGCCAGTGGCAGCTGGGTGTAGGACTTAACAGCCACTTACATTCTGTGAATCATTAGCATATATGTATCTCAAGATCTAAGTATGGATAAGATTACCCAAGGAGTATATACAGAATGAGAGGAGGAGATTATGATGGCTGCATCCTGAGGAAAACCTGTATTTGAAGGAACCATCGAGATTGAAAAGCAATGCTCAGAGATATCtgaggagaagaagagaagagtGCTGGTGGGTTTTAAAAAGGAGGTGCCGGTTAGAAATGCCAAATGCCTCAGAGAGGCAAAGCTAAATATACCTTTAAACTCATCTTACAAGTGAAGACAGTGAGGTTTGAATAGGGTAATTAAGTTTGCTATGTATGATCACGCCAACTAGTAAATAGTAGTAAGGACACTAGAACCTagatcttttgtgttttcaattcagggttttatcatttttatcataTAGATTTTCTTTAGTTTGTACTTCTGATTGCCCACAAATATATTAGTAAAATGATTGTAAAGTAtcttttacatataaaatgttaAGACAAAGgataaaatttgaatatttagaattagatgaacattaaaaaataagaaatatataaccCTGGGCTCcctctgattataaaataattttgttacttTATTACATGTCTCCGGTTATGCATCAATTTTTCTGTatctgataaatatatattttttatgttaagtGATTTTTCTACACACACTATGGATCAAAACAATGACTTTTCTTTCATGTTGAATATCatgaactaataataataatgttgaaATATCTTACAGAATGAACTTCATGAGCTTAAAACACAAATAGCATCTGTCTCTGCAGAAACTAAAGAAACGGAAAGGCAAATTTATCAGCAAGATGCTGCCATACAGACTACCCAACTTCAGTGTGGAAACCtggaaaatcaaatcaaatccttACATACAGAAAATGTGAAGCTTAAATTTGACATAGAGGCAGCACAAGAAGATTTTGAGGAACAAATGATAAGATATAATGAATACTAtgcaaaaataaaagcacataaaGATAGTTTGAGAGAGGTAGAGAGCAAATGGTCATTCATGACTGAACTCAATGAGAAACGAGACCTTgttaaaaaactaaagacaatGAAAGAGGAACTTATGCAGCATCTCCAAAATCCAGAAGGAAACCTGATGAAACAAGTACAGGTTTGAAATATcacttattaaaatgttttctattattcCTTTTATTGCAAGTACACTTACTAAGTGATAAACTTATCATTAACTTAATAAAATACCCATGGGTGCTCTAACTCGATTCACAAATTTGAAAACTTGTATAAGTGCATGAGTTATGTAACAACTATGCCATATGTGCAAATGCATGAAGGAAACATCCCCAAATCCCTTAtggattaataaaaatatatagtcaaACAAAATCACAGTGAACAATTAATCCATTTGTTACAGAAGGTGTGACTCACAAAGATGTTGAAACTCTAGCTTCCAGGCTAATGGATACAGACCAATTAAAATCAATTTAGTGTGCTTAATGCTATTATACAAACAATATGAATTAATAATTGTACCCTAAGCATCTTTTTCTTAATAGTCTTT is a window of Delphinus delphis chromosome 18, mDelDel1.2, whole genome shotgun sequence DNA encoding:
- the CCDC122 gene encoding coiled-coil domain-containing protein 122 isoform X2, with translation MLQRLVRSALGFYIFWRPNHQDLLNELHELKTQIASVSAETKETERQIYQQDAAIQTTQLQCGNLENQIKSLHTENVKLKFDIEAAQEDFEEQMIRYNEYYAKIKAHKDSLREVESKWSFMTELNEKRDLVKKLKTMKEELMQHLQNPEGNLMKQVQEDIINLKDKIITVKESIIEKTCFLEEEKKTHEKLRKEIEVQHKRYGAILKRLHCQVNKLQSDRRQWQWNIQQLQKTAAELRKCIGTED